The sequence below is a genomic window from Candidatus Zixiibacteriota bacterium.
AAAAATAGAAATAATAAGGAGTGCAAGGCTTTGAGCTACTCAGCCATGCATTTTGTTAAATCAAACGGGGCAGACGAAGGCGTCTGCCGCCGACAATATGGTTCAAAGTCCCCTCTCGAGAGGGGATTTGGGGGCGTGTAAAGCGGGTTGGATAACACACCCCGTCTCCGCCTGCGGCATAAATGCCTCCGGCGGATCCACCCCTCTCAAGAGGGGATAATTAAGATGGATTCCCGATCGGGTCGGGAATGACATGAAAAGAAGCGGGAATGACAGGTTTTTTCCGGAATGACAAAAAACCGAATGTTAATGATATGAAAGGGGTGGGAATGATTCAATGCCGGGCAGACGAAGGCGTCTGCCGCCCGCGAAATTGGAGACAGGCGAATTTGCAAGTAATTAATAGTCAGGAGCGCGGGGCGCATTACCTATCATTACCTACTCGGCGGCCACTCACGAAATCAGTCTCGGCGAACAGGCTCGCACCCCAAGGGGTGCGCCACCGGAATATTTTATTTATCTGAAAAAGAAGCCGCTCTTTGTTTGATCAGGATCGATAATACAAGCAACCCCCCGGGCCGGGGAGGCCCGGAGGGTTTTCGGTAAGTAAGAATCCCCCCCAGTGAGTGAGTTGAGTGAATCAGTTGTTAAACATGGTGAAAGCCTCATCGGCCGGCCGGACCGGCTCATCGCCCCCATCATTCGGCCCCACCAGTGTTTTCAGAAAAGCCCCCGATTTCATGAGAAGCCCCTCGCTGTCTGTCCCAACGATCAGTTTTCCATGAAATTTTTGCACGCTGTTGACGACTTTATCCTCGAGCCTGCGGGCCGGCATGAAATCCCCGTTGTAATAGGCGATCACCCCGGCCTCGGTGGCGACATAGATCACCCAGCCCGAAGCATCGATATCACGGATGGTGTTCGACGGCAAACCGTCTTCGATAGTCAGGGTTTCCCAGGCGCCGCCATCGAAGATATACAGCGCCTCATCGGTCCCGACATAAACATAGCCGTTGTTGAAGTCGAGAGTGTTGACCTTGTCGAAGATGGTGCTGTCACGAAGCAGGAATCTCTTTTTGAATTGGCCGCCTTCCATCCGGTACATGCTCTGGCCATTGGTACCGACCCACAGCCCGCTTTCATCGGTCACCATGGCGCGGACGTCGATATCCTCGCGGACGACATCGTAGTTGTCGGCGGAACGGACATACAATCCCTGGCCGGTGCCGATCATCAACTGCCCGTTGAAAGAGTGGAGGGCCTTGATTTCGGATTCGAACTTGAGTGCCACCGTTTCGAGGCCGTTATCATGAACGATAAACAGGTTTTTACCGCCGACATAGATCTGCCCGTCATGCATGGCGATGGCGTTGATTTTTTCGCCGCTACTGATGGTCTGGAAAGTGTCGATTTTGAAATCATAAACGATCAAGCCGCCATCGAACACGGCATAGGCGACCGAATCGACAATCAGCAGATCAGCGATATCCATGATGGCGCCCTGGTGCTTCCCGGAGAGCAGGGTTGGTTCGGGAACGGCCGAGGCAAAAGCGGCATCGACCACTTTCTCGGCGATGGAATCGGAAATATCGGCCACAACCTGGTTGACGGCCGAGGTTTTGATGTTGTCATCATCGCCGCTACATCCGATAAAAGCGGCGGCGGTCAGGATCAAAAGACCCGTGATGGCGGTTTTGAAAATTTTGTGTGACATGGTGTCCTCCTTTAATTTTAAGGTTTTTTCCGGTTTTTCATTTCTTCCGGTTTGATTACATATCAAGGGCCATGCCATCTTTATTATCTTGTTGTCGTGTAATAATATAACTGGCTTATGGCGGGTTTTTCAAATGCCTTTTTGTGTCAATTTTGACACAGATTTCAGATTGAATTAAGAGAGGCTATGAAAATCAACGGGTTAAATGTGTCATTTTTGACACATAAGGGCCGATAATCAAAAAAGGCTTGTATAATATTATGCGGCCGAGTTAATTGTATAATCCGGTGAATTATGATGCGACATCCGAATATATATATAATAGTATACGGCCTGATTCTGGTCGGGCTTCTGGCGGCCTTCGGGACAGCCGAGGTGATCGGCCCGATTTTGCAGTATAAGCTGGACCGTCTTTATTTCCCCTATGGCGAGGAGGCGGATCTTTATCCCGGCCATCTTTTTTTGATCTATAAGGGTGACAGCCTGATTTACCGGGGATTGATCGAGCATTCCATGATCGGCGTTTCTTACAGCTATCCGACCGGGGGGATATTCGATACGGTCGAGATCGGGCTATGCCGGGCGGTGATCGAGACCGCCGAGATCGATACCGGCGCGACCATTACGATCGGGATCAGCGAATTTCCGAAATTGTACGGCGGGGACAAATTCCCGATGCTGTTTCCGCCGGATTCATCGGCGGCCGATTCTACGATTTCAGCAACCAATTCCGGCAACCGTCTGGTTATAAAGAAGTACGGCAATTACACCGAGATGCTGATCGCTTTCGAGACCGGGGAGATCGAGGCTTTCGTGTCGTACCGCAACTATGATGCACCCGGGAAGAGATATAAAGCAATCAGCGCCCCGGCGCCTTATATTGCGGTCCTGGCCCCGGATATTTCCAGGGCGGCCAATGACAAGGGCTTGCTGACGACTTCATTGTACTATCGGTATAACCCGAAGAATCCGGAGATACTATTCGACGGTGACGGGCTGGAGCCGTGCAACTGCCTGTATCCTTCGGATTCCGGATGCGACCGTTTTTACGAGTATGACCCGGAAAAGGGAGAGGTTCTTCTGACGGTCCTGGACAAACGCCCCCGGAAACTGAAAATCGCGGCGGCCGATCCGAAACTGCTTAAGACAGCGGAGTATTTCGCCGATGTTTTGTCCCGCGACCGGATTAAAACCGAGATCGCATTCGGGCGTGATGATTACGATATGATCGTGATGTTTATTCCGATGCTGAGCGGGAAAAGCGAATCGGGGATGCAATCGGCACTGGGACTAATCGGGGCAGGCGGAATCTCGGATAAAACATCAAAGGAGAATATCAAGGTTATCGGCAATTATATCGAGCTGGGCCGTCTGGCCAACAGCCAATCGGGGCGGGAGTATTATTTTCATCTGGCTGACCGGGGATTCAAAGAGGATTTCGGTCTTTTCCCGCTGTACCGTCCGTCGTTATATTTTGTGGGTCAGGATTATCTTAAGGGAGGACGATTCGATGAAGACGGATCTATTGACTTGCGGCCGCTGTACCTGATCAAACCGATGGCGAACCAGAAAGAGAGACAGCCATGACCTTCACCGGCCGTATCCGCATTTACCTGATATTAATCGCGCTGGTTCCGCCGCTTTTAATCATGTCGGTCATCTATTTTCGTTCCGTTCGGCAACTGGAATCGGCTGATCAGAATACCGCCGCAGGGGCCCTGGAACGGTCGTCTCGTTTCATGGACGCCTTCGGCCGGGAATTCGAGGATCGGGTGATTGATCTGGGACAATCGGAGTTTATTAAAAAGGCGGCTGTCATGATCAAATCGAACCGGGCTTCGCGGGCCGATATCACCACCGGAATGACCGGTTTCGATTTTCTGGAGATGATCGATTCCAACGGCGTGGTGCTGGCCAGCGCTCATCGACCGGGGCTTTTGGGACGACCGGTGCATGAAAATAACCGGATTGACAGCGGCCTGGCGGAAACGGTGGAATACGATATCAGCGGGGTTCATGCGGCGCTGGCTTATATATTGCCGATCGATAAAAATATCCTGATGTATACCGGACGGTATCTTGACGAGGAATTCCGCAATCTGGCGGGAGGGTTGATGCCGGGTGAGGTTAGGCTGTATTTCGAGGATGAGGAAATGCCGGCAGTTATGGGATTTGGGAGTATGGACAAAGGCCGCTTGTATGAAAAGGATGGTGCCTATTATTTTTTAATGGCGGGCGGTGGCAACTCGGGATTTTTTCTGGTGCATACTCTCAAATTCGGCGGAGAACGGCCGCTGGTCAGTTCGCTTTTAACCGCTACCGGGCTGGTAGCCCTGGGAGCGGTCGTGATCGCGATCCTTCTGGGAATGTATATCACCGGGCGGGCCAAGCGGGAGATAGATAATCTGATAACAGCCACAGCGCGAGCGGCCCGGGGGGATTTTACCACACCGGTGATGGCGTACGAGGAAGGGGAATTTTCGGAACTGGCCGATTCGATCAGTACCATGATGGCCAATCTCAAAAATCTCAGGAGAGAGCTGGCCGTTACCGAGAAAATCGCCGCCTGGAAAACAATGGGCCAGAAAGTGGCTCACGAGATAAAAAATCCGCTGACCCCGATTGAAATCTCGGTTGATGATCTCCGGCGATCGTACCATGAGAAATTACCCGATTTCGACCGAACTCTTGAGGAGACGACGGCAACTATCAAGAATGAAATACACCGCCTGATAAAACTTTTAAACGAATTTGTCGATTTTGCGCGGATGAGCGCTCCGGCGATAAAAGATGTCCGGGTGAACAAACTTATCGAAAGCCTGGAGAAATTATATCAGCATGATATTGAATCCCGGCGTTTGACTATCCATAATGAAGTCGGAAATAAGGCCTGCCGCTTTGACCCGGAGGCTATCCGGCAGGTTCTGGTCAATTTGATCAAGAACGGACTGGAGAGCGGTCCGGAAACGAACGTGACGGTCACTATTACCGATAACGGGGAAGGAATCGTTTTCAGGGTCGAGGATAGCGGACCCGGTTTCGGCGATAAAATTCTCGCCCAGAATTTTCAGCCGTACGTGTCCACCAAAAAAGATGGTTCGGGATTGGGACTGGTGATTTGCCAGAGAATTGTGCACGATCACGGCGGCCGGATCGAAATTTACAGCCGGGCGGAAGGAGGGGCCGGGGTATTAATTGAACTGCCCCGAAACGATGGCTAAGATATTGATTATCGACGATGAGCCGGGGATTCGCTCCTCGCTCAAGGCGGCCCTGGAAAGACGAGGGCATGAGACAGTCACGGCCGAAAATTATACTGAGGGGAAGAAGTTTTATACTGCTGAATTCGATCTGATCCTGCTTGATGTGATGCTGCCCGATGGTAACGGAATCGATCTTCTCAAGGAAATCAGGCCGCAGAGACAAAATCAGGCGGTGGTTATGATTTCGGGGCAGGCCGACATCGATATGGCGGTCGAGGCCATCCGGGCCGGAGCTTATGATTTTATCGAAAAACCGCTATCGCTTGACCGGGTCCTGATCACCATTGACAATGTCGGCCGGTCCATGATTCTCAGGAATGAGAAAGATCGTCTCAGCCTGCGGGTGTACGGCGAATTTATCGGAGAGTCGACGGCGATCAGGAAATTGAAAGAGGAGATTACTTTATCGGCCCCGAAAGCATCGCGTTTTTTAATCCTGGGGGAGAACGGAACCGGCAAAGAACTGGTGGCTCATTTGATTCACCGCCATGGACGACATCCTGATGGTCCCTTTGTGGCGGTCAATTGCGCCGCCTTGCCGTCCGAACTGGTCGAATCGGAACTTTTCGGGCATATCAAGGGGGCTTATACCGGGGCCGGAAAACCGCGCAAGGGCCGTTTTCTGGAGGCTTCCGGGGGCTCGATTTTCCTGGATGAGATAAGTGAGATGTCGCCCGAGGCCCAGGCCAAAATCCTCCGGGCTATCGAAACCGGCGAAATAACCCCGGTCGGAGCCGATAAACCACTCGTTTTCGACTGCAATATAATCGCCGCTTCCAATAAGGATCTCGATAAGCTGGTGGCTGAGGATAAATTCCGTCAGGATTTACTTTATCGGCTTAATGTGGTTCAATTTCGGATTGTTCCACTTAGAGAACGGCGCAACGATATTCCGCTTCTGGCCGGCTATTTCCTTGATAAATTCGCTTCCGAAACCGGGTCGGCAAAAAAGGAAGTGTCCGATTCGGCACTGCAACTTCTTATGGGATTTCCTTTTCCGGGTAACATCCGGGAATTGAAAAACCTGATGGAGCGGATTAATATTTATTGTCCCCGGTCGTTAATCGAGGCTAAGGATATTTCGCCGCTTTTACCGCATTACCGGGAGGATCGTCCGATGACCCTAAAAGAGGCGGCAGCTGATTTTGAACGGGATTTTATTCAATCGGCAATCGAGCGTCACGGCGGTAATATAACTGAGGCCGCCCGTCGTCTGGGATTGGAGAGATCACATCTTTACAAAAAAATGAAAAAATATCAGAACGAGTAGCCCCGTCTTCCGCGCCAGCCTATCTTGTTGTCCAAATGTATATTACAAGACACATGAATTTCCGGCCGTATCCTGTTTAAACAACAATTTCCCTGGATTCAGACAAAAGGGCCGGATGTCTGAATTTTTTCAGTTTTCTTGTATTTTATCGGGACGCTATTGGTCATAGTGGTGGAGGTCACAAAGGCATTGAGTTGTATCAGGAAGCGACTTGGACAGGGGGGGCAGAGGAGCAAGGGGGCGGGGGAGGTAGTTAATTTCCGTATTTTGAAGAAATTTCACTATAGTCACATCCTGTTTATTAATCCATTGTGATCTGTAAAATGTTTTGTGGGCCGTTGGGTGCGGGTGTAGACGAACAATCGGAATTTTCGGCGGTTACGAGTATATGATTATCAATTTTCGAGATAATTCGATTTTGGCCGAAAACTTGATTGAGTGTGCTAAAAGCGGATATTAATTATTGCGGGCAGAATATGGAAATAATAATAAATTGGTCGATTTTACGAAATAACACCGGCATCCAAAGGATGTCTTAAGGCAGAGAGGTGATTGATTGTAAAAGCAGGTGATTGATATCTTCGGGCCATCGGTAGAAGCCGGGTGGAATCGGGACCGGATCGGGCTTATGGCAGAGGAGGTATCCCCCAAACCGAATCAATCCAAACGATTTATTTTGCGCATAACCAAGTGAGTAAGAACAGCATCATTGATTTAGCATCATTGGTTAGACGATGTCAGGATGGCGACGAACAGGCCTGGATAAAACTAATTGATCGAGTCCATCTTGAGGTTTTTCTGATCTGCCGGAAGATGAAATTATCTCATCAGGAGATTTTTGAGATTTACGGACAGGTCAGTCTGAAACTTCTGGATAATCTGAAAAATATCAGGTCACCGGAGAAAATAATGAGTTATGTCGCTTCGATAACCAGAAATGAAATCCTGTCATTATATCGGAAGGAGCGGTTATTCAAGCGTTTGGTAAATCCGGTGGCGTATGAATTATATGATTCCCGACGGGATCAGCCCGACGAGATACTGGAAGCCAAGCTGGACAGCGATGCTTTGTGGGAGGCGATAGTGACTCTGCCGGATCAGGAATTCCGGCTAATCCAGCTTTTATTTTTTGACCGGCGCAAGCTCGATTACCGGGAGATTTCCCGGACGCTCGGGATTCCCAAATCATCGATCGGCCCGATGCGGGGCCGGATAATTGCCCGTCTTCGCGGAATGCTAAAACAGCGGGGGATAATTGACGGTGAAGGATCGGGGGACAGATTAAGCAGTAATACGGGGGATTGAAATGCAGAATGATTATATGAATGATGAGGTTCTCTACAAGTATCTGGCCGGGGAACTTTCCGCCTCGGAAGAAGACGATCTTTGCAGGCGACTGGCATCCGATAAGTGCCTGAAAGAGACTTTTGATATTATCCGGGAGCTTCACTCCGAGGGAAGCGGGACGGATTGGAGCCAGATTCGGGTTTCGGCCCTGGAACTGGCCAGAAGAGTTTTCAATGATTATCGCCGTAGTCTGAAGGAAAAGACCTTCAGTTATGGAATTAATGTTTATGATTCCAAAGTTCTCCCTCTCCCCCAGGGAGTCAGACCGGCCAGGATTGATAATCGCAGGTTAACATACAAGGTCGGTCGATTTGATCTTGATATATCTCTTTACCCGGTAACAACCGATTCATATGAACTAATCGGTCAGATAACCGGATCGGAAGAAAGCCGGGTGACCGGAGTGAAACTTAAATCAAAAAAGGCGGTTATTGAATCAGAGGCCGATCGGTACAACCTCTTTCGTTTCGCGCGGATACCGATCGGGAATTATACTCTCAATTTAATGTCCGGCGATAAGAAAATCGGCGCTGTAACATTCGAATTATGATAAGTATCGGGCAGTTTCACAAATTCAGAAACAGGCAGGTCCTGGAGCGTTATATCACCAGGAAACATGGCGGTGATATCGCCAAATTTCTGACTGACGTTGATATCAGCCTTAATCACATTATCAAGGCTGATATGAAAAAGATGGGTGAGTGTGTGGATGATGCCAAACAGATTTTTAAGTACCTGCCGCAGCAATACAAACCGCGGTTATATCAGATAATCGGGCGGTACAATAATTTCAAAGCCAATTACCGGGCGGCCCTGAAATATTACCTCCGGGCCCGGGAGATGCATGAGAAAGCGGGCAATACGGAAGCCGTGGCGCGGCTCAACAAGGGATTGATCGATGTTTACAATTATCTGGGGCAGTATGACGAATCTCTGAGAATCGGGCGGATGGCCCTGCGGTTCTTTCGACGGAAGAGATTTATTGAAGACGCCGGGCAGGTTTTGGTCAATATCGGAAATATTTATCATCGCATGGATAACAATCCCATGGCACTCAGGTATTACAACCGGGCCAGGAAAATTTTCGTTAAAACCGGCGGGTATCAGCTGGCCATAACCGAGTTCAATCGGGCCAATGTTTATGCCAACCTGAACCAGATCAGAAAAGCCGAAACATTATACCGGTGTGCCGCGGCGTTGTATCATGAAGCAGGTATGGAAATTTCCGTATTAAGGGCGGAATCGGCCCTGGCCTACCTATTGTATCTGGGAAATCGCTACACCGAGTCTTTGACCATGTTCGAGCGAACCAACGATCGCATGGAGCAGCTTGGTTCAGTCCGGCCATCGGTGATTTTACTTCTCGACCTGGTTGAAATAAACGCCAAATTGAATCAGTATGGTTCGGCTATACTTCTGGCCGAGACGTTGATCCCCCGCTTGAAGAAGTATGGTATGCCCTATGAAATGGCCAAGACATATTATTTCGCGGCCGACGCCCTGATCCGGGTGGGCGATTATGATCGGGCTTCCCGGATGTTGAAACAGGCTGTCAGGGTTTTTGAGGAAGAGCGAAATGTGTTATGGCTGGGGATGGTCAGTATTGCCGAAAGTCGTCTTTATCAGGCCGAGGGGAAGTATGGTCCGGCCATCAAGTCGGCGACGGAAGCCAGGAGTTATTTTCGGAGGAGTGGTGACGAGGTAAGGCGGATAGACGCCGAGATCACGATGGTCGAGGCGTATCAATGCTCCGGCGATATGGCCCGGGCAGATCGGGTGTCGAAACGTCTTCTGAAAATGCGTCTGTTGAGTTACCAGAAATACAATCTCTATTATCCGCTCGGCCAGGGCTATTATACCGCCGGTCAATATGATAAGGCATATGCCATGTTTAAAAAGGCCATAACGGAGGTGGAGAAAATGTTATCCGGCCTTTACCCCGATGAAATTCGATTTTTCTTCATGACAGACAAATATGATTGTTACCGAATGGCGGTCGAATGTCTTTTGCGGCTGGGACGGACGCGCGAATCGTTCATTACCAGTCTGAAGGGGATCGAGCTGGTCAATCAAAAATCGGCTTTTGAAAAAAAGATTCAGGCGGAGGTTCCCGCTGAACTCCTGGAGAAACGCGATCGGCTCCGGGCCGCCCTGAAACGGCTCAGTCAAACCGCGCCCGGTGAACAACGCAGTTCCGGAAATATGGCCACCTACTATTCAATCGAACAGAAATTGTGGTATAACGAGCGTAAAATAAGAGCCAGTCTGTATCCCGATGAAAAAAAGGTCAGGCGGAAGACATCCGCGGAATTTGATCCCCGCCGGTTATTGCAGAAAGACGAGACAATGGTCAGTTTCTTTTCTTCGGGAGCGATGTCGGGGGCTTTTTGCGCCGCAGCCGATAAGATCGATTTTGTCAGGTTCGATATCACTCGTGAGGAATTGGAAGTAATGCTTCGCAAGCTTCATTTCATTTTTGAGAAATCGGTTTTTGGATTACGAGATGTCGATCGCACCCGGCAGATTGCCGATTATTATCTGGAGTTGCTTTATCGCAGGATATTCCGACCGGTAGAGTCTTATCTTTCCGGCCGCAAAGTAATCGCTATTACCGACAGCAGTTTCGGGCAAATTCCGCTGATTGCCCTGCGGGATGAGGCCGGGATTTATTTAAAAGACAAATATGATATCCGGATTCTCGTGAATCCGGGGGATTTGAAACGTCGGCTGGTTTCCGATGATCGGATGGTAAAGACCAGGAATGCCATTTTTGCGGTATCATCCGATTCACTGCCGTCGATTGACAGGGAAGCAAACGAGATCAACAAATTGTTTGAGAAATCCCGGCTGTATTTAGACAAGACGGCCAGCTGTCATAATTTATCGGAGGAATTGAAGGAGGTTGATGGTTTTGTGCACATAGCCGCGCACGCCTCGCGATCATCGGAGAATCCGTTGTTTTCGATGATTCTGATGGGTGACGGGCCGTTTTATCCGTTCGATTTATTTGAATCTGGTGTACGGGCCAGGTTGGTCACTTTGTCGGGATGTCAGACAGCCGCCCCCGGTCTTTACTACGGCAATTCTTTCAGTCTCGCCAAGGCATTTTACCAGGCCGGAAGTCAACACGTTCTGGCATCGTTATGGCCGGTCTCTGATAAGCTGAGTATGCTCTTTATGATAGAGTTCTATAAGACTCTGGCTAAAGTGGGGAATGTTTACAGTGCTTATCAAAATGCGGTCAACAGGATCATTGATATCACCGATAATCCCGCGTTTTGGAGTTCATTCGTTTTGCTTGGCATTTAGCAGGGAGAGTCTAATCATGAGCAATATCAAATTTTCGGCTTTGGGGGTGTTGTTATTTTTATTCGTATCTCTGGTCGCCTTTCCGTGGCATAACGGGGAGGCCGGCCAAAGAGATGTAATCCAGATTCATCCGGCGGCCATTCCCGGTCAAGCGATTGTGAATCTTGAAGCCGCCAAGTCGGTACATGATCTGGCAGGTGATATTGACGGCCGGGTACTGAAGAGCGATCCATGTAAGAAAAATATATATCTCATCTCGTTTCCCCGTGATTATACATTTGATGAAATCAGGGATGCCCTGAAGCATAATTCCGGGGTTATATCGGTCCGGCCCAATTACCGGGTAGCATTACCCGAAGTAAACCAGGGAAGTGATATTTTTCCCGATCAGAGCAATCCCATTTACCTGGAAGGATCCAGTCCGAGTGCTTATTATGAGCAACAGAGTGAGGGCAATGTCGGATCGGATTCGGCCAATATGCTGGCAACCGGGCGGGATGTGGTGGTCGGGATTATCGATAACGGGGTTGAGTATTACCATCCGTTGTTTATCTATATCGACAGTATTACTTCCGATACGACCCTGGACAGTACATTTGCCGACATGGGATACGATTATGTCGATGATGACAGCAGTGCGGCCGAGGAAACGGGTGACGCTTATGGACACGGGACATTCGTAACCGGAATCATCAGGCTGGTGGCCCCGAATTGCCGGGTTATACCGTATCGTGCTTTCGATGACGACGGTGTCGGAAGCAGTTTCGATGTATCATCGGCCATTTACCAGGCGATTGAAGACGGTGTCGATGTGCTTAATATGAGTTTCGGTTTATACTCCAGCGACACCTCAATAGCTGATGCGGTGGGCGAGGCGTACGAAGCAGGAATTGCCATGGTGGCTTCATGCGGCAATGATAACACCGCCACACCGTTCTATCCGGCCTCATACACCGGAGTGATTGCGGTCTCGGCCATTGACAGCCTGGATTACCCGGCGGATTTCTCCAATCACGGAGCATATATCGATTATTGCGCACCGGGAGTCAACGTGTACAGCTCCCTGGCCGGTGAGTACAAGTGGGGGATCTGGAGCGGGACCTCGTTCGCGGCGCCGCAGGTGACGGGGATATGTGCCTTGATCCTCGAATGGAAACCGGCCTATTCCAGTTTGCAGGTCGACAGCCTGATTCGCAAGACAGCCGACACTTCGCTGGCCTGGGGTTCTTTTACGCCTCATGATTCATCGTACGGTTACGGCCGGGCCGACGCCTATGAGGTGGCCCTATGTCTGCGTCGAGGCGATGTGGATAATTCAGGAACCATTGATTCGTCGGATATCGTTTATTTGAACAGCTACCTGACAACGAGCGGTCCGCCCCCGGTACCGATCTTGAAACTGGGGGATGTCAACTGCTCCGGGATAATTAATACTCTGGATGTGGCGTATTTGATCAATTATCTCAACAGCGGGGGACCGGCTCCATGCTGTGGGGAATAGATCTATATTGGGGTTAGCAAGGGTATTTTCATTCCAAAGAAAAGCCTCCGCAAAACGGAGGCTTTTTTTGATAAATGTGATTGACAAATCCTTGTTATGGTTATATCAAATTTTCATATCTATTACGGGAGAGGCCTATGCACCTGGACGAAATCGGCCCATGGTCCGAAATGAAATTGAAAATAGTCAAGGATTATGCAAAGGTATACTCCACTATACTCAAAAAATACCCCAGACTCAAATACTATTATATTGATGCCTTTTCCGGGCCGGGCATTCACAAACGTAAGAAAACCGGTGAATTTATACCGGGTAGTCCGCTTAATGTATTGTCAGTCAGACTGAATTTCCATGGGTATTATTTCATGGATAAGGATTGTGAGAAAATAGGATTTTTAAAGAAATTGATAGGGCCAAATGAAAACATAAAATATATATGTGGTGATTCCAATGTGCTATTGATTAAGGAAGTCTTTCCAGAAATTAAATATGAGGATTATAAAAGAGCATTATGTTTTCTTGATCCTTATGGGTTACATCTGGATTGGAAGGTCGTGGAATTCGCAGGTAAAATGAAGACAATTGAGGTGTTCATTCTTTTTCCCTTGGAGGACATGAATCGGAATATTTTGCATAAAAACCCAGTGGATGTTAAGAAGAATCAAAAGATAAGAATGAACGCTTTCTGGGGTGATGAGTCGTGGTTTGAATATACATATGAAGAGGATTTGCCGGATTTATTTGGCGAGCCCACTCGATTTAAGGATAAGATTGATATCCTGTTGAAGGCATATAAGAAGCGCCTAAAGAATATTGCTAATTTTCAATATGTACCAGATCCTATTCCTTTTAGGAATAAGAAAAACGCCATAATATATTATATTTATTTTGCCACCCAGAAAAAGACTGCGTATGATGTGGTAAATTATATATTGAAGAAGTACAGTAAAACGGGCAGGATATAGTGGCCATTAAATCAGCCATAGAATGGACCGATTCAACCTGGAATCCAATCACAGGTTGTACCAAAATCAGTCCCGGGTGTCGCTTCTGTTATG
It includes:
- a CDS encoding S8 family serine peptidase, translated to MSNIKFSALGVLLFLFVSLVAFPWHNGEAGQRDVIQIHPAAIPGQAIVNLEAAKSVHDLAGDIDGRVLKSDPCKKNIYLISFPRDYTFDEIRDALKHNSGVISVRPNYRVALPEVNQGSDIFPDQSNPIYLEGSSPSAYYEQQSEGNVGSDSANMLATGRDVVVGIIDNGVEYYHPLFIYIDSITSDTTLDSTFADMGYDYVDDDSSAAEETGDAYGHGTFVTGIIRLVAPNCRVIPYRAFDDDGVGSSFDVSSAIYQAIEDGVDVLNMSFGLYSSDTSIADAVGEAYEAGIAMVASCGNDNTATPFYPASYTGVIAVSAIDSLDYPADFSNHGAYIDYCAPGVNVYSSLAGEYKWGIWSGTSFAAPQVTGICALILEWKPAYSSLQVDSLIRKTADTSLAWGSFTPHDSSYGYGRADAYEVALCLRRGDVDNSGTIDSSDIVYLNSYLTTSGPPPVPILKLGDVNCSGIINTLDVAYLINYLNSGGPAPCCGE
- a CDS encoding three-Cys-motif partner protein TcmP, yielding MHLDEIGPWSEMKLKIVKDYAKVYSTILKKYPRLKYYYIDAFSGPGIHKRKKTGEFIPGSPLNVLSVRLNFHGYYFMDKDCEKIGFLKKLIGPNENIKYICGDSNVLLIKEVFPEIKYEDYKRALCFLDPYGLHLDWKVVEFAGKMKTIEVFILFPLEDMNRNILHKNPVDVKKNQKIRMNAFWGDESWFEYTYEEDLPDLFGEPTRFKDKIDILLKAYKKRLKNIANFQYVPDPIPFRNKKNAIIYYIYFATQKKTAYDVVNYILKKYSKTGRI